A window from Agrobacterium tumefaciens encodes these proteins:
- a CDS encoding HigA family addiction module antitoxin, whose amino-acid sequence MTISKSPAIHPGEILRQLYLEPLDMSPYALAKHLNIPRTRIERIVTEKLGITADTALRLAKLFKTTPEYWLNLQNAFDIKSAVAVLEADLANIKELEAA is encoded by the coding sequence ATGACAATCAGCAAATCCCCCGCGATCCATCCGGGCGAAATCCTGCGGCAACTCTATCTTGAACCACTGGATATGTCGCCATATGCCCTCGCAAAGCACCTCAACATTCCCAGAACACGCATAGAGCGGATTGTAACGGAAAAGCTCGGCATTACCGCTGACACTGCGCTGCGACTGGCAAAATTGTTTAAGACCACCCCTGAATACTGGCTGAATTTGCAAAACGCCTTCGACATCAAAAGCGCCGTAGCCGTACTGGAGGCCGACCTTGCCAACATCAAAGAACTGGAAGCCGCATAA